The following coding sequences are from one Formosa haliotis window:
- a CDS encoding DUF2255 family protein, which yields MSATELGLTAIEIDNISERNDFHIAPLREDGTTYGTLTWIWSVQVDHQLYVRAYHGKDSRWYQAAVNQKQGKIQAAGFERNVRFEPVSGDINAKIDEAYKEKYGDSPYLNTMINQHARMSSLRVY from the coding sequence ATGAGCGCAACAGAGCTAGGATTAACAGCAATAGAAATAGATAACATTTCCGAACGTAACGATTTTCATATCGCACCACTTAGGGAAGATGGTACAACGTATGGAACTTTAACATGGATCTGGTCTGTGCAAGTAGATCATCAGTTATATGTAAGAGCCTATCATGGTAAGGATTCTAGATGGTATCAAGCTGCGGTTAATCAAAAACAAGGTAAAATACAGGCTGCCGGATTTGAAAGAAATGTGCGCTTCGAACCTGTTTCGGGCGATATAAATGCTAAAATTGATGAGGCTTATAAAGAAAAATATGGCGATAGTCCGTACTTAAATACCATGATAAATCAGCATGCTAGAATGTCTTCACTTAGGGTGTATTAG
- a CDS encoding HutD/Ves family protein — protein MSLQIFPPHRFTPKPWSGGTTTELFIDPPTAKYSELNFNLRLSTATVRVEHSTFTSLAGVNRQLLVLDGQITLQHKNRHSITLNRGDIDVFKGDWNTTCIGRCTDFNVMTTGNTKTSLSSITLERESSWHPTPEEGLKTIAIYVYEGQLSLEHKTKTNKINEGSLIIFDVKENSNFQLKSLEPSMLVVVTIF, from the coding sequence ATGAGTCTTCAAATATTTCCTCCACATCGTTTTACCCCTAAACCTTGGTCTGGAGGCACAACTACCGAATTATTTATAGATCCGCCAACAGCAAAGTATTCTGAGTTGAATTTCAACCTGCGGTTAAGCACCGCTACGGTACGGGTAGAACACTCGACATTCACATCGTTAGCAGGTGTAAACAGACAATTATTGGTTTTAGATGGACAAATAACGCTACAACACAAGAATAGGCATAGTATTACCCTTAATCGTGGTGATATCGATGTGTTTAAAGGCGACTGGAATACCACCTGCATTGGGCGTTGCACAGATTTCAATGTGATGACAACCGGCAATACAAAAACATCCTTATCTTCAATTACCCTAGAAAGAGAAAGCTCCTGGCACCCAACTCCTGAAGAGGGTTTAAAAACCATAGCTATCTATGTTTACGAAGGCCAATTAAGTTTGGAACACAAGACAAAGACCAACAAAATAAATGAAGGTTCACTTATCATTTTCGATGTGAAAGAAAACAGCAACTTCCAATTAAAAAGTCTTGAACCCAGTATGTTAGTTGTTGTGACCATTTTTTAG
- a CDS encoding XAC2610-related protein, whose product MKILIVTLIIFSVATTGLAQQFSSGDWVDFENESRRTLKVTQSEVFKYNDFQFHVTWNDTLSYSGNIGYYGGISELKVFKQDKLLQTAQDIEDGIGLGEIVIELYDYNMDGFLDFSVVRECGASCYYAYYLFDTTLQKFVHQESWDDIRIQKLNKIEKLIAVYPDRFEGHTTNTLYKVKGSTLIRVK is encoded by the coding sequence TTGAAAATTCTTATTGTTACTCTTATTATATTCAGTGTTGCAACCACAGGTTTAGCACAACAATTTTCTAGTGGGGATTGGGTGGATTTTGAAAATGAATCGCGAAGAACTTTAAAAGTCACGCAATCTGAAGTTTTTAAGTATAACGATTTTCAGTTTCATGTCACATGGAACGATACTCTAAGTTATTCTGGTAATATTGGGTATTATGGAGGGATTTCCGAATTAAAGGTTTTCAAGCAAGATAAATTATTACAGACTGCGCAAGATATCGAGGATGGTATTGGCTTAGGTGAGATTGTAATTGAATTATATGATTATAATATGGATGGTTTTCTCGATTTTTCGGTGGTTCGAGAATGTGGTGCGTCCTGCTATTACGCGTATTATTTGTTCGATACCACACTTCAAAAATTCGTGCATCAGGAATCATGGGATGATATCCGTATTCAGAAATTAAATAAAATCGAAAAATTAATTGCTGTCTACCCAGACCGATTTGAAGGCCATACTACAAACACGTTGTACAAAGTAAAAGGGAGTACCTTAATCCGTGTTAAGTAA
- the dsrP gene encoding sulfate reduction electron transfer complex DsrMKJOP subunit DsrP: MGRFKVLKSLVVDSLDTITKGSIKYHIWMGVLTLVMLIGMYCYSIQLEEGLSVTGMTDRVSWGLYISNFTFLVGVAAAAVMLVMPTYVLKDVDFKQAVLIGEGLAVAALIMCLAFVVADMGGPSVLWHMIPGIGVFNFPNSMLTWDVIVLNGYLFINISIPFYILFRHYQGKEAKKSVYVPGAVLSVFWAVGIHLVTAFLYQGLQARPFWNNALLGPRFLASAFAAGPALIILVLAIIRSFSAFNIPDKTIKKIAMIVTVAAQINLIMLISELFKEFYAPTHHSESAYYLFFGLHGKNALLPWIWTAIPLNVIATIILTFNRFRNNLKVLYVCCFMLFVAIWIEKGFGLIVPGFIPGPYGKIVEYLPTGIEIGVTLGIWALGAFVFTILAKTAIGIELGELRYKKKETIEDRH, translated from the coding sequence ATGGGACGATTTAAAGTATTAAAAAGTTTAGTAGTCGATAGTTTAGACACCATTACAAAAGGGTCTATAAAGTATCACATATGGATGGGCGTTCTAACATTAGTCATGTTAATTGGTATGTATTGTTACTCCATTCAACTAGAAGAAGGACTTAGTGTTACGGGCATGACCGATCGTGTAAGTTGGGGATTATACATTTCTAATTTCACCTTTTTGGTAGGAGTAGCTGCGGCTGCTGTAATGCTTGTTATGCCGACTTATGTGTTAAAAGATGTCGATTTTAAACAAGCCGTTTTAATTGGCGAAGGCCTCGCCGTGGCAGCATTAATTATGTGTTTAGCGTTTGTAGTTGCCGATATGGGTGGTCCGTCGGTACTTTGGCATATGATTCCCGGTATTGGTGTATTCAATTTCCCTAATTCTATGCTTACTTGGGATGTTATTGTTTTAAACGGTTATTTATTTATTAATATTTCTATTCCTTTTTATATCCTATTTAGGCATTATCAAGGTAAAGAAGCCAAAAAAAGTGTTTATGTTCCAGGAGCAGTTCTATCTGTATTTTGGGCCGTAGGGATTCACTTGGTAACAGCCTTTTTATATCAAGGTTTACAAGCCCGTCCATTTTGGAATAACGCCTTATTAGGACCTCGATTTTTAGCTTCAGCTTTTGCTGCAGGACCTGCATTAATTATTTTAGTTTTAGCCATTATCCGCTCGTTTTCGGCCTTTAATATTCCAGATAAAACCATTAAAAAAATTGCAATGATTGTTACTGTGGCTGCACAAATCAATCTTATCATGTTAATTTCAGAATTATTTAAAGAGTTCTATGCGCCTACTCACCACAGTGAAAGCGCCTATTATTTATTCTTTGGTCTTCATGGTAAAAATGCCTTATTACCGTGGATTTGGACGGCCATTCCGCTAAATGTTATTGCAACAATCATCCTGACATTTAATCGGTTCCGAAATAATCTTAAGGTCTTATATGTTTGTTGTTTTATGTTATTTGTTGCAATTTGGATTGAAAAAGGATTCGGACTTATTGTTCCAGGATTTATCCCTGGACCTTACGGAAAAATTGTAGAGTATTTACCAACAGGTATCGAGATAGGTGTGACTTTAGGGATTTGGGCATTGGGTGCCTTTGTGTTTACCATACTGGCTAAAACCGCTATAGGTATAGAACTTGGGGAACTACGTTATAAAAAGAAAGAGACCATAGAAGACCGTCATTAA
- a CDS encoding 4Fe-4S dicluster domain-containing protein: MDRRTAFKKLTASLLIGAGAISTSCSTLASDDAKEKAQIDWEEQFKGNYKLMSDEEKQDTINRLMRSYELRTGKTISMTAENPAEDVLFGYAFNISKCQGYMDCVSACVKENNQDRNSEMQYIRIHEMKDGEGFKFDKADDNYYHEVPVEGHFYMGTQCFHCDNPPCVEVCPVQATWKEDDGLVVVDYDWCVGCRYCMAACPYDGRRFNWSKPEVPESEVNKNQHYLGNRMRKKGVMEKCTFCVQRSRKGKNPACVEACPTGARIFGNLLDPNSTIRWVLENKKVFRLKEDLGTDPKFWYFMD, encoded by the coding sequence ATGGACCGTAGAACGGCTTTTAAAAAACTCACGGCAAGTTTACTAATAGGCGCCGGAGCTATAAGCACCTCGTGTAGTACGCTTGCTAGCGATGATGCTAAGGAAAAAGCACAAATAGATTGGGAAGAACAATTTAAGGGCAATTACAAGTTAATGTCCGATGAAGAAAAGCAAGACACCATAAATAGGCTGATGCGGTCTTACGAATTACGCACTGGAAAAACCATTAGTATGACTGCAGAAAATCCAGCTGAAGATGTCTTATTTGGTTATGCTTTCAATATTTCTAAATGCCAAGGCTACATGGATTGTGTAAGTGCTTGTGTAAAGGAAAACAATCAAGATCGGAATTCAGAAATGCAATATATCCGTATTCACGAAATGAAAGACGGAGAAGGATTTAAATTTGATAAGGCCGACGATAATTACTATCACGAAGTACCTGTAGAGGGCCATTTTTATATGGGGACTCAATGTTTTCATTGCGACAACCCGCCATGTGTTGAAGTTTGTCCGGTACAAGCCACCTGGAAAGAAGACGATGGTCTTGTAGTTGTAGATTACGATTGGTGTGTAGGATGCCGATATTGTATGGCCGCCTGCCCTTACGATGGCCGCCGATTTAATTGGAGCAAACCTGAAGTTCCTGAATCTGAAGTAAACAAAAATCAACATTACTTGGGGAACAGAATGCGTAAAAAAGGAGTGATGGAAAAATGTACCTTCTGTGTACAACGCTCTAGAAAAGGAAAAAACCCAGCTTGCGTAGAAGCTTGCCCAACAGGAGCTAGAATTTTCGGAAACCTATTAGACCCAAATAGCACGATACGTTGGGTTTTAGAAAACAAAAAAGTATTTAGACTAAAGGAAGATTTAGGAACAGATCCTAAATTCTGGTACTTTATGGATTAA
- a CDS encoding cytochrome c3 family protein, whose translation MRNRNITYCLLALVIMVFSSCKKEEKYHSITDKINAESKPYHGKLTSEELLEGTNLIKITEGEHTFLIPERKGQLKSYACIECHTQPVTQMYSESGQKAHWDIKLNHANGDAMNCTTCHNGNDMNNLKSLTGTRIDFNSSYKVCAQCHANQFEDWKGGAHGKKVAGWAPPRASMTCVNCHNPHSPGFESRWPAQFNSHIELERKQDLDH comes from the coding sequence ATGAGAAATAGAAATATAACATATTGTTTATTAGCCTTGGTTATTATGGTATTTAGTTCTTGTAAAAAGGAAGAAAAATATCATTCTATTACTGATAAAATTAATGCAGAAAGCAAACCTTATCACGGAAAACTTACTTCGGAAGAATTGTTAGAAGGCACCAATTTAATTAAGATTACCGAAGGAGAACATACCTTTTTAATTCCGGAACGCAAAGGGCAATTAAAATCGTATGCTTGTATAGAATGCCATACACAACCTGTAACCCAAATGTATAGTGAATCGGGACAAAAAGCCCATTGGGACATTAAATTAAATCATGCTAATGGAGATGCCATGAATTGCACAACCTGCCATAATGGAAACGACATGAATAATCTAAAAAGTCTTACGGGTACCAGAATAGATTTCAATAGTAGTTATAAAGTATGTGCTCAATGTCACGCCAACCAATTTGAAGATTGGAAAGGAGGTGCACACGGAAAAAAAGTAGCCGGTTGGGCACCGCCAAGAGCTTCAATGACATGTGTTAATTGCCATAATCCGCATAGTCCAGGTTTCGAATCGCGATGGCCAGCACAATTCAATAGTCATATCGAACTAGAACGTAAACAAGATTTAGATCATTAA
- a CDS encoding cytochrome C produces the protein MKKRLVIISFFVIIFIAFITIWNFSYREGLEEAYTPIIEAPSGKVIPLESGMFKRSDFSTDYVNLPVDEDHQRFLKDYYNNRAFLGAPPTIPHPVANDHSVGGNTCIQCHQDGGFVEKYNAYAPITPHPEMINCRQCHVEKKTDATFKPFAFNKETPPKVGVGVNNALIGTPPMIPHQLEMRESCISCHAGPSAPKEIRTTHPERINCRQCHLPKTNEAPIMDESAFKRSFKTTDEK, from the coding sequence ATGAAAAAGAGACTTGTAATCATATCATTTTTCGTCATCATTTTTATAGCCTTTATTACCATTTGGAATTTCAGCTATAGGGAAGGACTAGAGGAAGCCTATACACCTATTATAGAAGCACCTTCGGGCAAGGTTATCCCTCTAGAAAGCGGTATGTTTAAACGTTCCGATTTTAGCACAGACTACGTTAACTTACCTGTAGACGAAGATCATCAGCGATTTTTAAAAGACTATTATAACAATAGGGCTTTTCTTGGGGCGCCGCCTACTATTCCGCATCCGGTTGCTAACGATCATAGCGTAGGTGGAAACACCTGTATTCAATGTCATCAAGACGGTGGCTTTGTAGAGAAGTACAATGCCTATGCCCCGATTACACCGCATCCAGAAATGATAAATTGCCGCCAATGCCATGTCGAGAAAAAGACAGATGCCACATTTAAACCGTTTGCTTTTAATAAAGAAACACCTCCTAAAGTTGGAGTTGGGGTAAATAACGCTTTAATAGGCACACCACCAATGATTCCGCATCAATTAGAAATGCGTGAAAGCTGTATTTCTTGTCATGCCGGACCAAGTGCTCCTAAAGAAATTAGAACCACGCATCCAGAACGTATTAATTGTAGACAATGTCATTTACCAAAAACTAACGAAGCGCCGATCATGGATGAGAGTGCTTTTAAAAGATCATTCAAGACTACCGATGAGAAATAG